The sequence CCCGTCTTTTATATTTGTTGCAACACTACACTGTAGCGTACGTGTCACCTTTTGCTGATCAGGTTTGGCTTTCTCATTCCATTCAAGAACACCGGACCAAATCTTCTCGCGATCTCGTGGATGCTGTGAAGGATCATTCCCACCGGATCCTCCCGAAGACGATGATACTGTCTGTTGCATATTACCCGGCCCAGGTCCCGCTCCAGGCACATTTTGATTAGGTCCTTGTCCACCGGCTACATTGCCCatggcttgttgttgttgttgctgttgctgcgcttgattttgttgctgctgcaacTGTTGCTGTTGCATTTGCTGCAACTGTTGCTGCTGATGCTGGTTAAGCATTTGAATGCgcatttgctgttgttgttgtgccagTAAGGGATTAACTGTCTGATTTGGTGGCGCACTCAGCTGTGAAATGAGTGCCGAATTCGGATTCTGACCAGGACCCATTGGCCCTTGGTTAGGGCCAACCATGGGACCCCCTGGTCCCATGCCTGGGGGCAAGCCACCTGACCCACCCATAAATGGTGGACGAGGTTGACcaggctgctgctgctggttcGCCTGGAATAACCAACGATTTTGAGGATTTATGTTAACATTCGGCTGGAAGTTCGGATTTTGATTCGGATTTTGGTTAacaaattgttgttgctgttgttgttgttgctgctgttgcattATTTGTTGTGGTGTTAAACCAGGCGGGCCACTTGGGCCTTGTtgagattgttgttgttgtcctgGATTCATTCCGCCTACCGGATGCTGTGCGCCCTGCGACACCTGACCAGCACCTTGTTGGTTATCAATTTGCATTTGCCCaccttgttgctgctgctgctgttgttgctgctgttgcaacTGTGGATTTCCGCCAGCACCGACGGGTGCAACCATTTGATTTGACataccaccaccaccaacatTTACATTATTCGCGTTCGGACTTGGTGGACGCTCTTTTAGATGATATCCTTTTAGAAGTACTAAATGCCTAATGTTTTTAGCGTAGTTTTTAGCGGCTACCGGCTGATCGCCATCCGCCTTCATGAATAACTTGAACAGCACAGGCATCTTACGTGGAGCTATgatggaaaaattaatttttcgttcATGAAACAAAGCTGCTAGTTGCTCTACAGTTTTGCCCAAATGTTTCCAACATTCCATTACGGGAGTGGAGTATGGTGGGCTGTTGCATATTAATATACAATGCCGTTGCACATTCAGAGCGTCAATCATCAGTCGTGAACGTCGTTCCTTCATATCTTCGAAGCAACAGTGAGCCGTTGCTAAGCCTTCGCTCATGTTTGCACAGGAATCCATTCCACCGCCAACCAGTGGTAGCTGTTCAATGGTTTCCAACACCTGTTTAGGCCATACAAACGGCCCGTAAGTGGATACTGCTGGATCGAGTAGATTCGCTGCAGTACGATATATTACAATTCCATATTGCGTTGCATGCCTCTCGGATATCAGATATTCACCATCATCCACTTGCCAGCCTTTCGTGAAATGTTCAATGGTGGGCACAATATAATTACTCTTTAGCTCATTCATATAAGCACCATTCACCGCTGTAGCCTCAATAACAAAAACCACGTCGGCAACTAAGTCCAGCTCCATGTTcgcggaaatatattttttttgtaatctatTTCATTTAATAACACAACACAAACCACAGAAAGGTTTCTATGATATTTCATACGCAAGAACTAAGAATATTTCTTCAACACATAtacttaattttgtttacaaacgATTTTCATTGAAGACTAATGAATTCCACTGATGATAACCCAGTATTATTTGAACAactgtgaaaaattttaagtatatgtatgcattttttgattttttaagccACCTATGCACGATGGGACAATAATAAGCCGATGCGCCGGTAAAATGAAGTGACCAgagttgtattttatatttttctgttcAGCGCTAAGCATGTTATTTtgaagcaaggcgaatctattaagggCTATTAATAGATCAGttggtttcttttttctttcgccgtgtaaaTTAGAATGccagcacaaaatgaaatgaagagAAGCTGTGCTATTCGCATCATCGTCGTATGCTTCTAACTTCAACTGTATATCGGCTGTTCAACGAAGTTCgtccttttttcttttctattttcttttgtcATAACATACTAAAGCCCAAACCTTTGTTGTTGGCCTAGTGCCttttaataaatgcgccttgtTATAGAGATGCAAATTAATAATTCAgatttccttaaaaaatatatgcatacatacatacattccttATTTCAGTCTATTATTAATTCTATTTGCAACCTGACAAAAGATATACTATTGAGGTT is a genomic window of Anastrepha ludens isolate Willacy chromosome 6, idAnaLude1.1, whole genome shotgun sequence containing:
- the LOC128866010 gene encoding mediator of RNA polymerase II transcription subunit 25, with translation MELDLVADVVFVIEATAVNGAYMNELKSNYIVPTIEHFTKGWQVDDGEYLISERHATQYGIVIYRTAANLLDPAVSTYGPFVWPKQVLETIEQLPLVGGGMDSCANMSEGLATAHCCFEDMKERRSRLMIDALNVQRHCILICNSPPYSTPVMECWKHLGKTVEQLAALFHERKINFSIIAPRKMPVLFKLFMKADGDQPVAAKNYAKNIRHLVLLKGYHLKERPPSPNANNVNVGGGGMSNQMVAPVGAGGNPQLQQQQQQQQQQQGGQMQIDNQQGAGQVSQGAQHPVGGMNPGQQQQSQQGPSGPPGLTPQQIMQQQQQQQQQQQFVNQNPNQNPNFQPNVNINPQNRWLFQANQQQQPGQPRPPFMGGSGGLPPGMGPGGPMVGPNQGPMGPGQNPNSALISQLSAPPNQTVNPLLAQQQQQMRIQMLNQHQQQQLQQMQQQQLQQQQNQAQQQQQQQQAMGNVAGGQGPNQNVPGAGPGPGNMQQTVSSSSGGSGGNDPSQHPRDREKIWSGVLEWNEKAKPDQQKVTRTLQCSVATNIKDGEAEIKAENWPSKLLMQLMPKHLVGNIGGQFLKESKMVVFRPTPCEALDTLSKVMATGFAGCVHFTNPIGPGCDIKVLILLYTQEKNAFLGFIPNNQTMFVERLRKVIQQKQMGHGQQQQQQHQQQQQQQQHQQQQQMQNAINHIQNAQMSQQQQQKPTPMEVQHQMEQQQQQQQQQQNYNQYAQQMNMQMGGPGNGPGGPIAQGSGPPPGVIGMQLSDPHHQQQMTLLQQQQQQQQQQQQQQRMPMMGGQNAQMQQVSPHAAAAAAAAAAAMQQQQQQQQQQRMVRPMMSNNPGLRLLLQQQSAPANQFRPQMGGGGGPGGPGGPVGGQMGGGPPNQMGGGPGGGVPMGPNRPYDESNFDFM